A single Cannabis sativa cultivar Pink pepper isolate KNU-18-1 chromosome 7, ASM2916894v1, whole genome shotgun sequence DNA region contains:
- the LOC115698021 gene encoding signal recognition particle 19 kDa protein, with protein MDGEIINIKKWVVIYPVYINSKKTIPEGRRICVSKACENPTCAEIGDCCSHFKLPFAIEIDKAYPRDFMQRGRVRVLLKKEDGTLCNPAISSRKQLMLRIAELVPRHPGRTKKPEPASTSNATTSKSGKGGKKKR; from the exons ATGGATGGAGAGATAATCAATATCAAGAAATGGGTAGTTATATACCCAGTCTatataaattcaaagaaaaCTATACCTGAAGGGAGGCGGATTTGTGTGAGCAAAGCATGTGAGAATCCTACTTGTGCTGAAATTGGAGATTGTTGCAGCCATTTCAAACTCCCTTTTGCAATTGAG ATAGATAAAGCCTATCCACGGGATTTCATGCAAAGAGGAAGGGTAAGGGTGCTGCTGAAAAAAGAGGATGGGACTCTCTGTAATCCAGCTATTTCTTCAA GGAAACAGCTGATGCTGCGAATCGCAGAGTTAGTGCCAAGACATCCTGGGAGGACAAAGAAGCCAGAGCCTGCATCCACATCAAATGCTacaacttcaaaatctggaaAGGGTGGGAAAAAGAAGAGATAG
- the LOC115696284 gene encoding uncharacterized protein LOC115696284 — MGDFHDYLSLSDKIGGDMSRAPSTQFQSFVDNHARHPISPLGNLFTWTNRQKQPSHTQERLDWCLSNANWDVHFPTPRLYHGDFFGSDHQPLIITLHHSVDQSHHVPRFIFDRLWMSEPDFETCLRDAWMLNNQNHHSNPLIGFNEKLSNCSSRLKQWKQSLGPPLATQIREVQSQLKVVQSFPRPTNDKLDQGRKLEKELNSLLQKEEDYWQQRSRVTWL; from the coding sequence ATGGGTGATTTTCATGATTACCTTTCCCTTTCTGACAAAATAGGGGGTGACATGTCTCGTGCTCCATCCACACAATTTCAATCCTTTGTTGATAATCATGCACGTCACCCTATTTCTCCTTTAGGTAATCTTTTCACTTGGACTAACCGACAAAAACAACCGTCTCACACCCAGGAAAGACTTGACTGGTGTCTCTCCAATGCTAATTGGGATGTCCACTTTCCTACTCCTCGTCTTTATCATGGCGATTTTTTTGGCTCTGACCATCAGCCACTTATTATCACATTGCATCACTCTGTTGACCAATCTCATCATGTCCCCCGATTCATCTTTGATAGGCTTTGGATGTCCGAACCTgattttgagacttgccttCGCGATGCTTGGATGCTGAACAACCAGAATCATCATTCTAATCCATTGATTGGATTCAATGAAAAATTGTCTAATTGTTCGTCCCGGCTTAAGCAATGGAAGCAATCTTTGGGACCTCCGCTTGCTACTCAAATTCGTGAAGTTCAATCTCAACTCAAAGTTGTTCAATCCTTCCCTCGACCCACTAATGATAAATTAGATCAGGGAAGGAAGCTTGAAAAGGAATTAAACAGTTTGTTGCAGAAAGAGGAGGACTACTGGCAACAACGATCCCGTGTCACATGGCTCTAG